GAGGCCGGGCTGGGCAGCCAGGCCGCCGCGCTGGAACTCGCTCACGGCGCACGCGAACGCTTCGGCGCGGACATGGGCCTGAGTGTCAGCGCCGTCACCCAGGGTGAGGCAGCAGGGCAGGTGGCGGTGGCCATCGTGGGCGAGAACCTGGAGCGCAGCGCCCTGGTCAACTGGCCGGGCGACGCCGGGCAGGTGCGCGAGCGGGCCGCCACTGCCGCGCTCAATCTGGCATTCCGGGCGCTGGGTCAATCGCCAGTGGGCCAGGTCTCCACAGGCCAGCAGGTCAACTCATGACCGGGCCGCGCCGCACCAGCAAGCCGGACACCAAAAAGGCAGGCAAGGCAGATACCAGAAAGCCAGGCAAGCCGGGCAACAGGAACGGTCCGCCGCAGGAAGTCAGCTCCCACGAGGCCCGCCCACGCTTGTTCTACGCGCTGAAAGTGCCGCCTGAGGTGGCCGAGCAGCTCGCCCTCGTCCAGAAAGACCTGCGCGGCAACTGGCGCTCGGTGCGGGCCGATCAGCTCCACGTGACGCTGGCGTACCTGCCGGGCGTCGATCCGACCAAGCTGGACGCCCTGAAGAAGCTGGGCGACACGCTGACCCTGGACACGCCGCCGCTGGGCCTCAAGCTGCGCGGCACCGGCTACTTTCCCAACGAGGGCAGCCCGCGCGTGTGGTTCGTCAAGGTGGAGGCCGA
This portion of the Deinococcus rubellus genome encodes:
- the thpR gene encoding RNA 2',3'-cyclic phosphodiesterase, translated to MTGPRRTSKPDTKKAGKADTRKPGKPGNRNGPPQEVSSHEARPRLFYALKVPPEVAEQLALVQKDLRGNWRSVRADQLHVTLAYLPGVDPTKLDALKKLGDTLTLDTPPLGLKLRGTGYFPNEGSPRVWFVKVEAEGLEDLAARLRVDLAELGVETDNAGFKAHITLARKKGAAPRVPPRLFETGWDAGAVTLYRSHLQKTGPIYENLAMFKLRGELRATIMSSTESEAIGTAALNLEDTP